The proteins below come from a single Acanthopagrus latus isolate v.2019 chromosome 4, fAcaLat1.1, whole genome shotgun sequence genomic window:
- the ogfod1 gene encoding prolyl 3-hydroxylase OGFOD1 produces MASKRPQGDSERTEKKKKKNCEETAELCSVVDDEQVKRAVREAWSQKTHYSHGDLELDCHPFPHCIIRNFLDRETFVENLQTELLGLNFHEKSNDLYKFKQSDDLKKRKEPHITGLRAALFGRFRSWLGEVLGVELEPTVDISCARYEYTDVLLCHDDELEGRRVAFILYLVPPWQSSDGGTLDLYSIDSDFQPQSIVKSLVPSLNTLVLFEVSPVSFHQVSEVLTEDKCRLSLSGWFHGPSLERPPRHIEAPISRSPHLPRDETVLLEWVNPVYLDISYQEQIQEEFEDSSEIQLKDFLKEEKFREVSEALRVAQIQWTKRGPPNKRCYDVASLDTLPQCVGECWELLRSESFFLLLSNFTGLQLHYLCPADDEDEDKEEDEDVPESGEATGSSAQSQSANTSRKKEPSTPVCCGELRRWSHGGYTLLHDAEAAQAEYALDLVLPFCSAEWQSEFGGYTCYVANEEDEELLTVYPENNSLALVYRDKETLKFVKHVNHRSSSDSGNSSTCRALYDFSFVYYE; encoded by the exons GAGATCTGGAGCTGGACTGCCACCCGTTTCCTCACTGCATCATCCGGAACTTCCTCGACAGGGAGACCTTCGTAGAGAACCTGCAGACAGAACTGCTGGGGCTCAACTTCCACGAGAAGTCAAACGATCTGTACAAATTTAAACAG TCAGATGActtgaagaagagaaaagagccACATATTACAGGACTAAG ggcaGCTCTGTTTGGGCGTTTCCGCTCCTGGCTCGGGGAAGTGTTGGGGGTCGAACTGGAGCCCACGGTGGATATTTCATGTGCCAGATATGAATACACTG ATGTTCTTTTGTGCCATGATGATGAGTTGGAGGGGAGGCGCGTTGCTTTCATCCTGTATCTGGTGCCTCCGTGGCAGAGCAGCGACGGGGGAACCCTCGATCTCTACTCAATAGACA GTGACTTCCAGCCACAGAGCATAGTAAAGTCGCTCGTACCGTCTTTGAACACGCTCGTCCTTTTTGAAGTTTCTCCCGTCTCCTTTCACCAA gtgtCAGAGGTTTTGACAGAGGACAAGTGTCGCCTGTCGCTGAGCGGCTGGTTTCACGGTCCGTCTTTGGAACGTCCTCCCCGCCACATAGAGGCCCCCATCTCACGGAGCCCACACTTACCGAGAGAT GAAACGGTGCTGCTGGAGTGGGTCAATCCAGTCTACCTGGACATTTCCTATCAAGAGCAGATTCAAGAGGAGTTTGAGGACAGCTCTGAAATTCAGCTCAAAGATTTTCTCAAG GAGGAGAAGTTCAGGGAGGTGAGTGAAGCGCTACGAGTCGCTCAGATTCAGTGGACGAAGAGGGGTCCCCCCAATAAGAG gtgcTATGATGTGGCCTCTCTGGATACCCTGCCGCAGTGTGTGGGTGAATGTTGGGAGCTGCTGCGTTCAGAGTCTTTCTTCCTGCTTCTCTCCAACTTCACCGGCCTTCAGTTGCACTACCTGTGTCctgctgatgatgaggatgaggataaagaggaagatgaggatgtACCAGAGAGTGGAGAAGCCACGGGGTCATCAGCCCAATCACAATCAGCGAatacaagcagaaaaaaag AGCCAAGCACACCTGTATGTTGTGGTGAACTGCGTCGATGGTCTCATGGCGGCTATACTCTGTTGCACGATGCAGAAGCAGCACAGGCCGAGTACGCTCTGGACcttgttttgcctttttgcaGTGCTG AGTGGCAGTCAGAGTTTGGGGGCTACACATGTTATGTTGCCAatgaagaggacgaggag CTTCTCACGGTGTATCCAGAGAACAATTCCCTCGCCCTCGTctacagagacaaagaaaccCTCAAATTTGTCAAACATGTCAACCACAGAAGTTCCTCTGATTCTGGCAACAGTTCAACCTGCAGAGCATTGTATGACTTCTCTTTTGTATACTATGAATAA